A genomic stretch from Lathyrus oleraceus cultivar Zhongwan6 chromosome 2, CAAS_Psat_ZW6_1.0, whole genome shotgun sequence includes:
- the LOC127121496 gene encoding uncharacterized protein LOC127121496, whose protein sequence is MESWIVRKKRTFRSRTPKSFFNKLPLELQSNIFCRLSLEEQSNSMCVSHQWRNIIINTTLPKERPLLPFVVPHNFLPNPHRELQNIFHWCSLVMHCETRPKKLLDTCNGLYLFCHNNGRALNITRDVYYYYVINPKTEQCVAVPKAKGQKSGSYSYAALAYDPKESRFFKIVRFQGHRHINIFSSMTGLWTTVNINLPQHINKSKWVQKSIYIKGSIYRLFRSGYLVKIKVDPQENVLKQTELISLHSDCLLDGCRWEISSKDDKLMLVLCRGLNFWLFELIECVTNNSTCYTWDMIFHIENEEFLPLNTYGEFLSYHPYHDLVFFKRGYHVYFYLDEFSGNYYTNFGTVEYNKTVYDYIRNCGQPLLDCSVPFACILDKKNPGDFLRLPVPH, encoded by the exons ATGGAAAGTTGGATAGTTAGAAAGAAGAGAACTTTCAGAAGTAGGACACCTAAATCCTTCTTCAACAAGCTCCCTTTGGAGCTTCAATCAAATATATTTTGTAGGTTGTCTTTAGAGGAACAATCAAATTCCATGTGTGTCTCACATCAATGGCGAAATATAATCATAAACACAACTTTACCAAAGGAGCGTCCATTACTACCATTTGTGGTTCCTCACAATTTCCTACCAAACCCACATAGGGAATTGCAAAACATATTTCATTGGTGTTCATTAGTTATGCATTGCGAAACAAGACCCAAAAAACTGTTAGACACATGTAATGGGTTATATTTGTTTTGTCACAACAATGGTAGGGCTTTGAACATCACTCGTGATGTATATTATTATTATGTCATAAACCCCAAAACCGAACAATGTGTGGCTGTTCCAAAGGCTAAAGGTCAAAAGTCAGGAAGTTATTCGTATGCTGCTCTCGCATATGATCCTAAAGAATCTAGATTCTTTAAGATCGTACGCTTTCAAGGTCATCGCCATATCAACATTTTCTCTTCTATGACAGGTCTTTGGACTACTGTGAATATTAATTTACCTCAACATATTAATAAGTCCAAATGGGTCCAAAAATCAATTTATATAAAAGGATCAATTTATCGACTCTTCAGATCTGGATATCTGGTCAAAATTAAAGTTGATCCGCAGGAGAATGTTTTAAAACAAACTGAATTAATATCACTACATTCTGATTGTCTTTTGGATGGTTGTCGATGGGAAATAAGTTCCAAAGACGACAAACTCATGTTAGTCTTATGTAGGGGGCTGAATTTTTGGCTTTTTGAACTCATTGAATGTGTTACAAACAATTCAACCTGTTATACATGGGACATGATTTTTCACATAGAGAATGAAGAGTTCTTGCCTCTTAATACCTATGGTGAATTCTTATCCTATCATCCTTACCATGATTTGGTATTTTTCAAGCGTGGATATCACGTCTATTTTTACTTAGACGAGTTCAGTGGGAACTACTACACAAATTTTGGGACTGTGGAATACAATAAAACTGTTTATGACTACATAAGAAATTGTGGACAACCTTTGCTTGATTGCTCTGTCCCTTTTGCTTGCATTTTGGATAAGAAG AATCCAGGAGATTTTCTTCGACTCCCTGTTCCACACTGA
- the LOC127119894 gene encoding WEB family protein At3g02930, chloroplastic, producing MASKSTTSTTRSKLSENSNKGAAQATPRVSKVSKVGSKSETESPPPLQNSRVSVERSPRSVISKPPVERKSAKASSTPPDKQAPRAAKGSELQNQLNVSQEDLKKAKEQILQAEKEKEKITDELKEAHRVAEEANEKLREALVEQKQAKEESEIEKFRAVELEQAGIETVKKKEEEWQKELESVRNQHALDVAALASTTEELQQIKQELTMMCDAKDQALNHADDATKNAEVHAEKAEIYAAELAQLKGLLDSKQETEASDNRLIMKLKKEVKALKQELDKGMSYDEKLTEKENLIEQLNVELETSRTAESYARSLLEEWKKKVEELKMRVEESNKLERSASESLESVMKQLEGSNDLLHDAESVVGPLKEKVGLLEMTIGRQKTDFEESERRLLMAKEENLEISKKIESLKSELETVKEEKEQALNNEHLAASSVQTLLEEKNKLINDLEKSKEEEEKSKKAMESLASALHEISAESREAKENLLGNQAERQSYENQIEDLKLVLKGTNEKYESMLDDARHEIDVLIFSIESSKNVFENSKAEWERRELHLVSSLKKTEEENAATEKEINRLVYLLKEVEEEANSNREEEARLKENLNEVEAEAIHLQEALKEVTSENVKLKENILDKENEMQNVFQENDELRAREAESIKKVEELSKLLEEATTRDHNDQENGDLSDSEKDYDLLPKVIEFSEQNGHGYVGEDIPKVELSINQGLKHSLQEESIILNDKPEEKIDSPKPVHVNGKPKEDERKGNDDLEEVEFKMWESYKIEKKEFSFSPEREAEPESLEEEVESKVEEDGSLESFDKINGTAVTENIDNGGISPLKEQQQLKKKKKPLLGKFGSLLKKKGGSNQK from the exons ATGGCTTCAAAATCTACTACTAGTACTACTAG ATCAAAACTATCTGAAAATTCCAACAAAGGTGCAGCTCAAGCAACACCGAGAGTCAGTAAAGTTAGTAAAGTAGGGAGCAAATCAGAAACTGAATCGCCGCCTCCATTGCAAAATTCACGTGTTTCTGTGGAAAGGTCGCCGCGATCTGTGATTTCTAAGCCCCCTGTTGAGCGGAAATCAGCAAAAGCTAGCTCCACGCCACCGGAT AAACAAGCACCAAGAGCTGCAAAGGGTTCAGAATTGCAGAACCAGTTGAATGTATCTCAAGAAGATCTAAAGAAAGCAAAGGAACAGATCCTTCAGGCTGAGAAAGAGAAGGAAAAAATTACTGATGAGTTGAAAGAAGCACATAGAGTAGCGGAGGAAGCAAATGAGAAACTCAGGGAGGCATTGGTGGAACAAAAGCAGGCTAAGGAGGAATCTGAGATAGAAAAATTCCGAGCTGTTGAATTGGAGCAGGCTGGAATTGAAACTGTGAAGAAAAAGGAAGAGGAATGGCAGAAAGAGCTTGAAAGTGTGAGGAACCAGCATGCCTTGGATGTGGCTGCTCTTGCTTCCACCACTGAGGAGCTTCAGCAGATTAAGCAAGAACTCACCATGATGTGTGATGCTAAGGACCAGGCACTGAACCATGCTGATGATGCAACTAAAAATGCCGAGGTTCATGCTGAGAAAGCAGAAATCTATGCAGCTGAATTGGCGCAGTTGAAGGGATTACTGGATTCAAAACAAGAAACAGAAGCCAGTGATAATAGGCTTATAATGAAGTTGAAAAAAGAGGTAAAAGCTCTCAAGCAAGAACTTGATAAGGGAATGAGTTATGATGAGAAGTTGACAGAGAAAGAAAATCTTATTGAACAACTTAATGTCGAACTTGAAACCTCAAGGACGGCAGAATCTTATGCCCGCAGTCTGCTAGAGGAGTGGAAGAAGAAGGTTGAGGAACTGAAAATGAGGGTTGAAGAATCAAACAAGTTGGAGAGATCCGCATCAGAATCCTTGGAATCTGTAATGAAACAGCTAGAAGGAAGCAATGATCTGTTGCATGATGCAGAGTCTGTAGTTGGTCCTCTTAAAGAGAAGGTGGGATTGTTAGAAATGACTATTGGGAGACAAAAAACCGATTTTGAGGAATCTGAACGTCGCCTTCTTATGGCTAAGGAAGAAAATCTAGAAATTTCAAAGAAGATTGAGTCTCTCAAATCCGAACTTGAGACAGTGAAGGAAGAGAAAGAACAGGCTTTGAACAATGAACATCTTGCAGCCTCTAGTGTGCAGACTCTATTAGAAGAGAAAAACAAACTTATCAATGACTTGGAGAAGTctaaggaagaagaagaaaagagtAAAAAGGCAATGGAAAGCTTAGCTTCTGCATTACATGAAATATCTGCGGAATCTAGAGAAGCTAAAGAAAATCTACTGGGCAATCAAGCTGAAAGGCAAAGCTATGAGAACCAGATTGAAGATTTAAAGTTAGTCTTAAAAGGTACTAACGAAAAATATGAGTCGATGCTTGACGATGCACGACATGAAATTGATGTTCTTATATTCAGTATTGAAAGCTCGAAGAATGTCTTTGAGAACTCAAAGGCTGAGTGGGAGCGGAGAGAGCTTCATCTAGTCAGCAGCCTGAAGAAAACTGAAGAAGAGAATGCGGCCACGGAAAAAGAAATAAATAGATTGGTTTATTTGCTTAAAGAAGTTGAGGAAGAAGCAAATTCCAACAGGGAGGAAGAAGCTCGGTTGAAGGAAAATCTGAATGAAGTTGAGGCTGAGGCAATCCATCTGCAGGAAGCTTTGAAGGAAGTAACATCTGAAAATGTTAAATTGAAGGAAAATATATTGGATAAAGAAAATGAAATGCAGAATGTTTTTCAAGAAAACGATGAACTCCGAGCTAGGGAAGCCGAATCTATTAAGAAGGTGGAAGAGTTGTCTAAGTTGCTGGAAGAAGCTACAACTAGAGACCACAATGACCAAGAAAATGGTGATCTTTCAGACAGTGAGAAGGACTATGATTTGCTTCCTAAAGTAATTGAATTTTCTGAACAGAATGGTCATGGATATGTTGGAGAGGACATTCCAAAGGTTGAGCTTTCCATCAATCAAGGACTCAAACATAGCTTACAAGAAGAAAGTATAATCTTGAATGACAAACCCGAAGAGAAAATTGATTCCCCGAAACCTGTGCATGTGAATGGAAAGCCAAAGGAAGATGAGAGGAAAGGAAATGATGATCTAGAAGAAGTAGAATTCAAAATGTGGGAAAGTTACAAGATAGAGAAAAAGGAGTTCTCTTTCTCGCCAGAAAGAGAAGCAGAGCCTGAATCACTTGAAGAGGAAGTTGAGTCAAAGGTAGAAGAAGATGGCAGTCTTGAGAGCTTTGATAAGATAAATGGAACCGCTGTAACAGAGAACATTGACAATGGTGGGATCTCACCATTAAAAGAACAACAAcagctgaagaagaagaagaaaccTTTGCTTGGAAAGTTTGGAAGCCTGCTCAAGAAAAAGGGTGGTAGCAACCAGAAGTAG